Proteins from a genomic interval of Candidatus Polarisedimenticolia bacterium:
- a CDS encoding DUF2203 domain-containing protein, translated as MSPETAEPKLFTVQEAQHALDEVRPLVGRMLRAFAEIREEIETASRSVGLKPGDPELARHLEIRGIAPRLLKEINRMIQDIQAHGCVVNGPEAGLIDFPCLMGSEIVFLCWKYGEPRIAHWHRIPDGFAGRRSLLDDETRPDGNAPVH; from the coding sequence ATGAGTCCTGAAACGGCCGAACCCAAGCTCTTCACGGTCCAGGAGGCGCAGCATGCCCTCGACGAAGTCCGCCCGCTGGTGGGGAGGATGCTCCGCGCCTTCGCCGAGATCCGCGAGGAGATCGAGACGGCCTCCCGCTCGGTCGGACTCAAGCCCGGCGATCCGGAGCTGGCCCGCCACCTGGAGATTCGGGGAATTGCTCCGCGCCTCCTCAAGGAGATCAACCGGATGATTCAGGACATCCAGGCCCACGGCTGCGTGGTCAACGGCCCCGAGGCCGGCCTGATCGATTTCCCGTGCCTGATGGGAAGCGAGATCGTCTTCCTCTGCTGGAAATATGGAGAGCCGAGGATCGCCCACTGGCATCGCATTCCGGACGGTTTCGCGGGACGCCGGTCCTTGCTGGACGACGAGACCCGTCCGGACGGCAACGCCCCGGTTCACTGA